From Candidatus Methylomirabilota bacterium:
TGGGGTTGAGGAGGTCTATAACCTCGAAGGGGGGCTGGAGCGCTGGCAGGCGGAGGGATATGCGCTGGAGACAGGTGAGGTGAGTGAGTCGGTGGTCGCGGAAGCACCGGCGGTGCCAAAAATGCCGGCGCAGGATATTCTCATCTCTGGCGAACGCCTTGCTCGCATCCATCGCTTTCGGTATCAAAGGGCCGTAGCATGCACCTTGGGTACCATTGAACTTATTGTGGAAGAGAGCCTCGGCGAGGTGGAGGACCCGTCGAGGCGCTGCGTGGCGCGACCTGATCACCCGGAACGTGTCCCGAAACCGGATCTCACGGTCTTCGGCGAGAGTGTTGAGGAGGCCCTGCGGGTGCTGGTCGAGAAAATCAGGGGACGGCGTCCCCAGGAGATCTTCTTGCCCACGGGGTAACTCCACCGTCATCGGCGCCGCCGAGGAATTTTGGTTCTGCTCGAGGAAGGATGATCTCGTGATTGTTTCGGTACCGGCAATTGCCTTCGTAGGATTAGCGTCGGGCTGGGTCATGGGGATTTCTGCCGCGGCGTGGGGAGCCTTGAGCGTCCCCTTGCTGATTCTCGTCGGAGTCGAGCCCTTGGTCGCGATCAACGCGTCTCTGGCGGCATCCATCTTACTCAGTCTGTTCGGCGGCGTGACCCATTGGCGCTATGACCGATCACGGGTAGCTCCCCTCCTCCCGCTGGTGTTCGGAGGTGTGGGAGGCGCCTTCCTGGGGAGTTTACTGAGCCCTGCGCTCCCAACACAAACCCTTCGGCTTTTGATTGGCGTTACAACTCTGAGTATCGGTATTCTGACGCTTCTCAGGAAAAATGGGAACGGGTCGCAAAACAATTATGAAGCCGTGAAATGGAACGACAGGCGGGCGATCCTTTTCGGAATCGGGGTAGTGGCCGGATTATCCGCCGGTGCGTTCGGCTCGGGTTGGGGGACGATCGGTGTTGTATTGCTGATGTGGACAGGCATTCCCCCCCACACCGTGGTGGGCTCATCACTGCTAGCTCGGTCACTGGTGGCCTCGGCCGCGACCGGCTCGTATACCTTTCAGGCGGGGGCTTTCCCCGTTGGGGTCTTTCTGCCGCTTCTGATCGCAGGGGGCTTGGGGGTATATCTCGGGGTCCGGACGGCCAATCGGTTTTCGGCAGCCGGGATGCGAAAGCTCCTCGGCGGTGTGGTCACGATGGTGGGGATCCTGATCGTGGTCGGAATTATGTGGTAAGGACTGTTCACCTGACTGCCACCCTTAAACGGACATGCGAACGTCCGGAAGGGAGGATGGAGAATGCAGCAGTTGGAAAATCGGGACGCCAAAAAGGCGACCATCACTATAGAAGATAAGCCGCTGGCTATTCGTCCCTCCTATGCCCAGCAGGAGGAAATCGACACCTTTGACGAATTTGTGCAGCGTTTCTGGGCGAAGCAGATATCGGAGCAGGAGTTTCAACGCTTCCGCCTCCAGCACGGGGTCTACGGTCAACGCCAACAAGACGTCCAGATGGTCCGGGTCAAGATCCCATGGGGAGGCCTGAGCGCCGAACAATTGGAGGCGTTAGCCGACCTCGCCCAGCGGACCCCTCGTCGTATCGGTCATGTCACGACGCGTCAAAATGTCCAGTTTCACTTTGTCAAGCTGGCTGAGGCAACGGAGTTCTTGGGCCACCTGGAAAAGGTGGGATTGACCACGCGGGAGGCCTGCGGCAATACGGTGCGGAATGTCACCGCAGGAGCCTGCTCGGGCGTCTGCCCGCGCGAGGTGTTCGACGTGACGCCGTATGCCGAGGCCCGCTTCCTCCTGCGCAACCCCATGAACCAGAATCTCCCCCGCAAATTCAAGATCGCCTTCTCGGGCTGCCCGGACGACGAGGGAATTACAGCCATCCATGACATCGGCGGACGGGCCGTGCTGCATCAGGAGAACGGGGTAAGCCACCGAGGCTTTCGGTTGATCGTGGCTGGGGGGCTCGGTCCCGTGCCACACCATGCCCAAGTCCTCGAAGAGTTCACTCCAGCGGACGATCTGCTGGCGACGGTGGGCGCCATTGTCAGGGTGTTTGACCGATTTGGGAACCGAGAGAACCGGAGCAGGGCCCGGATGAAGTTTGTGCTGCACGAATTCGGTCTGGAAAAGTTCCGGAACCTGGTTTTTAAAGAGCGGACTGGCCTCAAGTCAACTATGGGCGGAAAGTTCCCCCCAATTGTCATCCGGGAAGAAGGTCCCCCGGCCCCAAGATCCACCCCAGTGTCCATCTCGGGTCTGCAAGACCCCGCCTACGAGTTGTGGCGGCGTAGCAACGTCCGGCCCCAAAAGCAGCCCGGCTACGTAATGGTCACGGTCCGTTTGGAGCTCGGCGACTTCACGCCTCTGCAGCTTCGGCTCCTGGCCTTTTGTGCTCGCGAGTTTGGCGACAGCACCGTCAGGACCACAAACCAACAGAATTTTCTCCTTCGGTGGATTCCGGAGGAGGCCCTGGTGCCGATGTACCGAGTCCTTCGTCGTGCAGATCTGGCCCGGTCCGGTGCCGATCGACTTATGGATGTTACGGCCTGTCCCGGTGCAGACACCTGCCAGCTCGGGATTACGTCTTC
This genomic window contains:
- a CDS encoding sulfite exporter TauE/SafE family protein, with the translated sequence MIVSVPAIAFVGLASGWVMGISAAAWGALSVPLLILVGVEPLVAINASLAASILLSLFGGVTHWRYDRSRVAPLLPLVFGGVGGAFLGSLLSPALPTQTLRLLIGVTTLSIGILTLLRKNGNGSQNNYEAVKWNDRRAILFGIGVVAGLSAGAFGSGWGTIGVVLLMWTGIPPHTVVGSSLLARSLVASAATGSYTFQAGAFPVGVFLPLLIAGGLGVYLGVRTANRFSAAGMRKLLGGVVTMVGILIVVGIMW
- a CDS encoding rhodanese-like domain-containing protein, giving the protein MTQPQSDEPFARTGPAEAKALIEKGVQVVDVREPQEYAEMRIAGSVLFPMGMLLKAPRDVLKKGPVLLVCSEGLRSAVACEAAAAIGVEEVYNLEGGLERWQAEGYALETGEVSESVVAEAPAVPKMPAQDILISGERLARIHRFRYQRAVACTLGTIELIVEESLGEVEDPSRRCVARPDHPERVPKPDLTVFGESVEEALRVLVEKIRGRRPQEIFLPTG
- a CDS encoding nitrite/sulfite reductase, with amino-acid sequence MQQLENRDAKKATITIEDKPLAIRPSYAQQEEIDTFDEFVQRFWAKQISEQEFQRFRLQHGVYGQRQQDVQMVRVKIPWGGLSAEQLEALADLAQRTPRRIGHVTTRQNVQFHFVKLAEATEFLGHLEKVGLTTREACGNTVRNVTAGACSGVCPREVFDVTPYAEARFLLRNPMNQNLPRKFKIAFSGCPDDEGITAIHDIGGRAVLHQENGVSHRGFRLIVAGGLGPVPHHAQVLEEFTPADDLLATVGAIVRVFDRFGNRENRSRARMKFVLHEFGLEKFRNLVFKERTGLKSTMGGKFPPIVIREEGPPAPRSTPVSISGLQDPAYELWRRSNVRPQKQPGYVMVTVRLELGDFTPLQLRLLAFCAREFGDSTVRTTNQQNFLLRWIPEEALVPMYRVLRRADLARSGADRLMDVTACPGADTCQLGITSSRGLALAIGRMVEEKHPDLAEEVGGRIKISGCPNSCGQHHIATIGFYGGSKKFGGRQAPTYQMFLGGVWGDSTARFGQPTLRLPAKNIPNAIDRLLEIYKANRTNGESLFPFLERFGPKQVVQNLAEFTEIPSYEEAPDGFQDWGEEKAFELKTGVGECAV